The following are from one region of the Lonchura striata isolate bLonStr1 chromosome 26, bLonStr1.mat, whole genome shotgun sequence genome:
- the ZBTB8B gene encoding zinc finger and BTB domain-containing protein 8B isoform X1, translated as MEVQSYYSKLLGELNEQRKRDFFCDCSIIVEGRIFKAHKNILFANSGYFRALLIHYIQDSGRHSTASLDIVTSEAFSVILDFLYSGKLDLCGENVIEVMSAASYLQMTDVVNFCKSYIRSSLDICRKMEREAAALYQADSGSSAREGTSAGSRSAASCCVQEKVPECRRDPPCGDCAGCQPPEPAAPGAAEPAGAVEPKVELDPDEADGRLAPYPAPSSLGQGEEGQPLELACNNLHMKQFLEALLRNGSAPRKEEVVHHFVRGFEGRAEDAGVAVSSMMDVHSDWYGEDTGDVLVVPIKLHKCPFCPYTAKQKGILKRHIRSHTGERPYPCDTCGKRFTRQEHLRSHALSVHRSNKPIICKGCRRTFTNSLSQGLRRFGLCDSCTCVTTTHEDSLPINLSLVETASEGQEKGDADNDWPIYVESGEENEAAEDEDGDDKQEIHRSLSDRETLM; from the exons ATGGAGGTGCAATCCTACTACAGCAAGCTGCTGGGGGAGCTGAACGAGCAGCGCAAGCGGGATTTCTTCTGCGACTGCAGCATCATCGTGGAGGGCAGGATCTTCAAAGCCCACAAGAACATCCTGTTCGCCAACAGCGGCTACTTCCGAGCGCTGCTCATCCACTACATCCAGGACAGCGGGCGCCACAGCACGGCCTCGCTGGACATCGTCACCTCCGAGGCTTTCTCCGTCATCCTGGATTTCCTCTACTCGGGGAAGCTGGATCTGTGCGGCGAGAACGTCATCGAGGTGATGTCCGCCGCCAGCTACCTGCAGATGACCGACGTGGTCAACTTCTGCAAAAGCTACATCAGGTCCTCCTTGGACATCTGCAGGAAGATGGAGAGGGAGGCGGCGGCCTTGTACCAGGCCGACAGCGGCAGCTCGGCCAGGGAGGGCACCTCGGCGGGCTCCAGGAGCGCTGCCTCGTGCTGCGTGCAGGAGAAGGTTCCGGAATGCCGGCGGGACCCTCCGTGCGGGGACTGTGCTGGCTGCCAGCCCCCGGAGCCGGCGGCCCCCGGAGCCGCCGAGCCGGCCGGGGCGGTGGAGCCCAAGGTGGAGTTGGACCCCGACGAGGCGGACGGGCGGCTGGCGCCGTACCCCGCGCCCTCCTCGCTGGGGCAGGGGGAAGAGGggcagcccctggagctggCCTGCAACAATTTGCACATGAAGCAGTTCCTGGAGGCTCTGCTGCGCAACGGCTCGGCCccgaggaaggaggaggtggTGCATCACTTTGTCCGGGGATTTGAGGGTAGGGCTGAGGACGCAGGAGTGGCCGTGAGCTCCATGATGGACGTTCACAGCGACTGGTATGGTGAGGACACAG GTGACGTGCTGGTGGTGCCCATCAAGCTGCACAAGTGCCCCTTCTGCCCCTACACGGCCAAGCAGAAGGGGATCCTGAAGCGCCACATCCGCTCGCACACCGGGGAGCGGCCGTACCCCTGCGACACCTGCGGCAAGCGCTTCACCCGCCAGGAGCACCTGCGCAGCCACGCCCTGAGC GTCCATCGCTCCAACAAGCCCATCATCTGCAAGGGCTGCAGGAGAACCTTCACCAACAGCCTGTCGCAGGGGCTGCGGCGCTTCGGGCTCTGTGACAGCTGCACCTGTGTCACCACCACCCACGAGGACTCCCTGCCCATCAACCTCAGCCTGGTGGAGACGGCCTCGGAAGGGCAGGAAAAAGGGGATGCTGACAACGATTGGCCCATCTATGTGGAGTCTGGAGAGGAAAACGAGGCagctgaggatgaggatggcGATGACAAGCAGGAGATCCACCGGAGTTTGTCAGACAGAGAGACTTTGATGTAG
- the ZBTB8B gene encoding zinc finger and BTB domain-containing protein 8B isoform X3, with translation MEVQSYYSKLLGELNEQRKRDFFCDCSIIVEGRIFKAHKNILFANSGYFRALLIHYIQDSGRHSTASLDIVTSEAFSVILDFLYSGKLDLCGENVIEVMSAASYLQMTDVVNFCKSYIRSSLDICRKMEREAAALYQADSGSSAREGTSAGSRSAASCCVQEKVPECRRDPPCGDCAGCQPPEPAAPGAAEPAGAVEPKVELDPDEADGRLAPYPAPSSLGQGEEGQPLELACNNLHMKQFLEALLRNGSAPRKEEVTCWWCPSSCTSAPSAPTRPSRRGS, from the exons ATGGAGGTGCAATCCTACTACAGCAAGCTGCTGGGGGAGCTGAACGAGCAGCGCAAGCGGGATTTCTTCTGCGACTGCAGCATCATCGTGGAGGGCAGGATCTTCAAAGCCCACAAGAACATCCTGTTCGCCAACAGCGGCTACTTCCGAGCGCTGCTCATCCACTACATCCAGGACAGCGGGCGCCACAGCACGGCCTCGCTGGACATCGTCACCTCCGAGGCTTTCTCCGTCATCCTGGATTTCCTCTACTCGGGGAAGCTGGATCTGTGCGGCGAGAACGTCATCGAGGTGATGTCCGCCGCCAGCTACCTGCAGATGACCGACGTGGTCAACTTCTGCAAAAGCTACATCAGGTCCTCCTTGGACATCTGCAGGAAGATGGAGAGGGAGGCGGCGGCCTTGTACCAGGCCGACAGCGGCAGCTCGGCCAGGGAGGGCACCTCGGCGGGCTCCAGGAGCGCTGCCTCGTGCTGCGTGCAGGAGAAGGTTCCGGAATGCCGGCGGGACCCTCCGTGCGGGGACTGTGCTGGCTGCCAGCCCCCGGAGCCGGCGGCCCCCGGAGCCGCCGAGCCGGCCGGGGCGGTGGAGCCCAAGGTGGAGTTGGACCCCGACGAGGCGGACGGGCGGCTGGCGCCGTACCCCGCGCCCTCCTCGCTGGGGCAGGGGGAAGAGGggcagcccctggagctggCCTGCAACAATTTGCACATGAAGCAGTTCCTGGAGGCTCTGCTGCGCAACGGCTCGGCCccgaggaaggaggag GTGACGTGCTGGTGGTGCCCATCAAGCTGCACAAGTGCCCCTTCTGCCCCTACACGGCCAAGCAGAAGGGGATCCTGA
- the ZBTB8B gene encoding zinc finger and BTB domain-containing protein 8B isoform X2, whose protein sequence is MEVQSYYSKLLGELNEQRKRDFFCDCSIIVEGRIFKAHKNILFANSGYFRALLIHYIQDSGRHSTASLDIVTSEAFSVILDFLYSGKLDLCGENVIEVMSAASYLQMTDVVNFCKSYIRSSLDICRKMEREAAALYQADSGSSAREGTSAGSRSAASCCVQEKVPECRRDPPCGDCAGCQPPEPAAPGAAEPAGAVEPKVELDPDEADGRLAPYPAPSSLGQGEEGQPLELACNNLHMKQFLEALLRNGSAPRKEEVVHHFVRGFEGRAEDAGVAVSSMMDVHSDWYGEDTGERTRGCRMCSGGGNGFVGFLLLLPSENISLNFWHGEINSPCALLKQLDLFVWCSPWQVSIADSSAAPRSPPDSTWGDSLIKKITGTLLNAFKKDFSLLVVVRSSSTGAELPQEGSAAGPGAAGAHPIPAPASAALFAPALKFRGQESVLSDTEGFLQAL, encoded by the coding sequence ATGGAGGTGCAATCCTACTACAGCAAGCTGCTGGGGGAGCTGAACGAGCAGCGCAAGCGGGATTTCTTCTGCGACTGCAGCATCATCGTGGAGGGCAGGATCTTCAAAGCCCACAAGAACATCCTGTTCGCCAACAGCGGCTACTTCCGAGCGCTGCTCATCCACTACATCCAGGACAGCGGGCGCCACAGCACGGCCTCGCTGGACATCGTCACCTCCGAGGCTTTCTCCGTCATCCTGGATTTCCTCTACTCGGGGAAGCTGGATCTGTGCGGCGAGAACGTCATCGAGGTGATGTCCGCCGCCAGCTACCTGCAGATGACCGACGTGGTCAACTTCTGCAAAAGCTACATCAGGTCCTCCTTGGACATCTGCAGGAAGATGGAGAGGGAGGCGGCGGCCTTGTACCAGGCCGACAGCGGCAGCTCGGCCAGGGAGGGCACCTCGGCGGGCTCCAGGAGCGCTGCCTCGTGCTGCGTGCAGGAGAAGGTTCCGGAATGCCGGCGGGACCCTCCGTGCGGGGACTGTGCTGGCTGCCAGCCCCCGGAGCCGGCGGCCCCCGGAGCCGCCGAGCCGGCCGGGGCGGTGGAGCCCAAGGTGGAGTTGGACCCCGACGAGGCGGACGGGCGGCTGGCGCCGTACCCCGCGCCCTCCTCGCTGGGGCAGGGGGAAGAGGggcagcccctggagctggCCTGCAACAATTTGCACATGAAGCAGTTCCTGGAGGCTCTGCTGCGCAACGGCTCGGCCccgaggaaggaggaggtggTGCATCACTTTGTCCGGGGATTTGAGGGTAGGGCTGAGGACGCAGGAGTGGCCGTGAGCTCCATGATGGACGTTCACAGCGACTGGTATGGTGAGGACACAGGTGAGAGGACTCGGGGCTGCAGGATGTGCAGTGGAGGAGGGAACGGCTTtgttgggtttcttttgttaCTCCCGTCCGAGAATATTTCGCTGAATTTTTGGCACGGTGAAATAAACTCTCCTTGTGCACTTTTAAAGCAGCTGGACTTGTTTGTTTGGTGCAGCCCGTGGCAGGTGAGTattgctgacagctctgcagctcccagatcACCCCCAGACTCCACTTGGGGTgattctttaataaaaaaaatcactgggaCCTTGTTGAATGcttttaaaaaggatttttccCTCCTGGTGGTCGTAAGGAGCAGTTCAACAGgagctgagctgccacaggagggatctgctgcaggacctgGCGCAGCAGgagctcatcccatcccagctcctgccagtgctgctctgtttGCTCCTGCATTGAAATTCAGGGGACAGGAATCAGTTTTATCCGACACTGAGGGATTCCTGCAAGCCCTTTAG
- the BSDC1 gene encoding BSD domain-containing protein 1, with protein sequence MAEGEDGGWWRSWLQQSYQAVKEKSTEALEFMKRDLAEFTQVVQHDTACTIAATASVVKDKLARAEGSGATEKVRKGLSDFLGVISDTFAPSPDKTIDCDVITLMATPSGTTEPYDSAKARLYSLQSDPATYCNEPDGPAELLEAWLAQFNLEEKKGEIAELLATSPSIRALYTKMVPVAVSHLEFWQRYFYKLHRLEQDEARREALKQRAEQSMHQEEPGWEEDEEEFLGMSPLPCANITFPGAAQKEPSSEGNPPAAPKGPSGESWAVLPPELVPVEQSPSESSESVSLVTQIANPAPVPATQPQTAAPPVGAGQLSPSLLEATLEEQSSLPKPPEAAQPSAPAQESAASLEPAGAELRELESKGQGRTETLRSEEGPTDLRVFELNSDSGKSTPSNNGKKGSSTDISEDWEKDFDLDMTEEEVQLALSKVEVAGELEDEEWEDWE encoded by the exons ATGGCGGAGGG GGAGGACGGCGGCTGGTGGCGGAGCTGGCTCCAGCAGAGCTACCAGGCTGTCAAGGAGAAG tccaCAGAGGCTTTGGAGTTCATGAAGAGGGACCTGGCTGAGTTCACCCAGGTGGTGCAGCACGACACCGCCTGCACCATCGCCGCCACGGCCAGCGTGGTCAAGGACAAGCTGGCA AGGGCAGAAGGCTCAGGTGCCACAGAGAAGGTGAGGAAGGGCCTGTCTGACTTCCTGGGGGTCATCTCGGACACTTTTGCTCCTTCTCCTGACAAAACCATCGACTGCGACGTTATCACCCTGATGGCGACGCCCTCGGGCACCACCGAGCCCTACGACAGTGCCAAG GCTCGTCTCTACAGCCTCCAGTCCGACCCAGCCACCTACTGCAACGAGCCCGACG gccctgctgagctgctggaggcCTGGCTGGCTCAGTTCAAcctggaggagaagaaaggggagattgcagagctgctggcaacCAGCCCTTCCATCCGGGCACTCTACACCAAAATG GTCCCTGTGGCTGTTTCCCACTTGGAGTTTTGGCAGCGCTACTTCTACAAATTGCATCGCCTGGAGCAG GATGAAGCCCGGAGGGAAGCTCTGAAGCAGcgagcagagcagagcatgcACCAagaggagccaggctgggaggaggACGAAG AGGAGTTCTTGGGGATGTCCCCCCTGCCTTGTGCAAACATCACattcccaggagcagcacagaaagAGCCCAGCTCGGAGGGAAaccccccagctgctcccaagggTCCCTCGGgggagagctgggctgtgctgccccCAGAGCTGGTGCCAGTGGAGCAGAGCCCCTCGGAGAGCAGCGAGAGCGTGTCCCTGGTGACTCAGATTGCAAACCCTGCCCCTGTGCCTGCCACCCAGCCACAGACTGCAGCTCCTCCCGTGGGCGCCGGCCAACtctcccccagcctgctggAGGCCACCTTGGaagagcagagctccctgcccaAGCCCCCAGAAGCTGCTCAGCCTTCTGCACCTGCCCAGGAATCAGCAGCATCcttggagccagctggagcagagctcagagagctggagagcaaagggcagggcaggacagagACTCTGAGATCAGAGGAAGGACCCACAGATCTGAGAGTCTTCGAGCTCAACTCGGACAGTGGCAAATCCACCCCCTCCAACAACGGCAAGAAAG GCTCCAGCACGGATATCAGCGAGGACTGGGAAAAGGATTTTGATCTGGACATGACAGaagaggaggtgcagctggcgCTCTCCAAGGTGGAAGTGGCTGGGGAG CTGGAAGATGAAGAGTGGGAAGACTGGGAATAA